A stretch of Triticum aestivum cultivar Chinese Spring chromosome 1D, IWGSC CS RefSeq v2.1, whole genome shotgun sequence DNA encodes these proteins:
- the LOC123168861 gene encoding uncharacterized protein: MVAEQEVVEQERAVDSTEALILAAKVAAAANRRGSSPPTSESSTGKMNPRAPGWNKRLMQRRDFFFKFWGSTLLEEVGESLVPALVAVNGLAVVDLEVPQQAEHKAAQHWAVDSSQGQIFSTKEAVADTRESSRPTSELSMGKMNPQASGWNRVVSEEKLASHQRIRDLGK; the protein is encoded by the exons ATGGTGGCGGAGCAGGAGGTGGTGGAGCAGGAACGGGCGGTGGACAGCACCGAAGCTCTGATCTTGGCGGCCAAGGTAGCGGCAGCGGCGAACAGGAGAGGGAGCTCGCCCCCGACGTCGGAGTCGTCAACTGGGAAGATGAATCCCCGGGCGCCTGGATGGAATAAGAG GCTGATGCAGAGGAGGGATTTTTTTTTTAAGTTTTGGGGGTCCACTCTGCTTGAGGAGGTAGGGGAGAGTTTGGTGCCGGCCCTTGTGGCTGTGAATGGCCTTGCGGTGGTGGATTTGGAGGTGCCACAGCAGGCGGAGCACAAGGCGGCACAACATTGGGCAGTGGACAGCAGCCAAGGACAAATCTTCTCGAcgaaggaggcggtggccgacACAAGGGAGAGCTCACGTCCGACTTCGGAGCTGTCAATGGGGAAGATGAATCCCCAAGCGTCGGGGTGGAACAGAGTGGTTAGTGAAGAGAAACTTGCATCCCATCAGAGAATCAGGGATTTAGGGAAATAG